DNA from Candidatus Binataceae bacterium:
TCGGCGCAACACGGCGCTCGGAATCGCGGTTGCGGGAATCGGCTTCGGCACGGTATGCGGCGCGCCGTCGGCCGCATGGCTGGTGGCGCACTTCGGATGGCGGATGAGCTACGTCGTGCTCGCCATCGTCTCGGTTTTGATCCTCGCCGGCTGCGCCTACGTCGCGGAGCGGCCGCCGGTTCACGTCACGCCGTCGAAAGTAAATCTCGGCGAGGCGATTCGCACGCCGGCCTTCCGCTTGCTGTACGGCGCGCAGGTTCTGAATTCGATGGTGCTCTTCGTGCCGTTCGTTTATCTGCCGGCTTACGCTCACGATCACGGCGCGAGCGAAGTTGCGGCCGCCGCCCTGGTCGGAACGATCGGCGGCGCGAGCGTGGCAGGCCGCCTCGGACTCGGCGCGCTCGCCGATCGCGCCGGCGTGATCCGCCTCTACCAGGCGAGTTTTCTAGTGTTGGGCCTCAGCTATCTGATTTGGCTGGGCGCCGCATCGTACACCTGGCTCGTAGTATTCGCGCTCGTGATGGGCGCGGGCTACGGCGGCTTCGTCGCGCTGTCGCCCGCAGTGCTGGCGCATCTGTTCGGCACGCAGCGCCTCGGGTCCGTGATGGGCGCGCTCTACACGAGCGGCGCCTTCGGCGCGCTGGTCGGCCCGCCGCTCGCGGGCTGGGTCGTCGACGAAACCGGCAGTTACCGAATCGCGATTGCAAGCGCATTCGTGATCGCGATGGCCTCATGGGCAACGCTGCTGCCGCTCACAAAGTACGAACTTCGTTCGACCTAGAATCGCGACGCGCCGGCGTCATTCCGCCCTCGGCTACATCTGCCCGATGAATTCGAACGAAGTCAAAAGGCCACGACTGCTTAATACGAGTGTCCACCTGATCGGGCAATTTCAACCCTAACTCTCAGTCTGTAGGTGTTAGAGGTCCTCGTGATGGAAGTCTTGAATGTGATTGCGATCATCGTAGCGGGACTGATGGTAGGGGATGAACTGGCGATCGCCCTTTTTGTTCATCCGACTCTTGATCGGCTTCCAGATGATGTCCATCTGCCCGCGGCAAGCGCCCTGGCTCGCGTACTCGGGAGATTCATGCCGTTTTGGTACATCCTTGTATTCCTGCTTACTTCAGCTGAGGTCCTGATCCGATGGCACATCTCAGATAGCCTACCGATACGGATCACCACGTCGGCCATTTTGTGGGCGTTGGCGAGCGTCTATTCGATCGCCGCTCTGGTGCCGATCAACAATCGAATTGCATCCTGGGCAAAGGTCACTCCACCTGCTGATTGGAAGACTTTTCGGCGCAGATGGGACCTGCTGCACCGCTGGCGTGTTGTGCTCCTCACGATAGCTTTCGCGTTTCTCATCATAGGAGTCGTTAGTAAATAGACACCGCTAAGCTTTCTTCTAATCAGTGCTTGCACCAGGTCGTCGGCTGCTTAACCTTAGTGTCCACGAGATCGGCGCAACTTCAAAAACAAACCCTGGCGCTCAAACTTCCCTTCCCGTGCGAGAAGGGAAGGAGGGTTAGGTTGATTTCTGCTTGCTCACGCGCGTGAAGAACCCACCCACCAGGCAAACGACCTAACCCCTACCCGCACGGGAAGGGGGACCCGAGCAACCGCGTCCAGCGGCCATTGACGGACTGATTTCTCGAAGTGAATGCTTGAGTGCGCCATCTACAAGATTGCCGCAGAATATGATCCCGAATGGCAATGCAACCAAAAATCTCACGTGACGCGGTCGCCGCAGCGATGGGCGTAGCTACGGCGCTTGGCCTGAAGGCTAATGACGCGATCGTGCTTCACGACTCAAACAAGGTCACCGTGCGCCTGCTACCGTGCGACACTATTGCTCGGGTCGCGAAGAAGCGCATCAGGCGATGGGCGGAGTTCGAAGTCGAGCTTGCCCAACGGCTCGCGGAAACCGGGAGCCCGATAGCTGCGCTTGAACCTCGGGTCGAGCCGGGTGCCTACGTGCGTGGCGGGTTCGTCGTCACGCTGTGGACCTACTACGAACCCGTGCGGTTCCCAAAGTTCACTCCAGCCGACTACGCGCATGCGCTCGAACGGCTGCATACCTGCATGCAGCCGATCGATATCGGTACCCCGCACTTCACGGATCGAATCGCCGACGCCCAGCGGCTGGTCGGAAACCGTGAGCAGACTCCGGACCTCGTTGACGAGGACCGTGAGCTTCTCAGCAACACTCTACGAACCATGAGGCAGGCGATCGGCGACCGCGGCGCACCAGAGCAACTGCTGCACGGCGAGCCACACTCGGGCAACCTGCTCAGGACGAAGAAAGGGCCGCTGTTCCTAGACCTCGAGACATGTTGTCGCGGGCCAGTCGAGTTCGACCTCGCTTACGTGCCGGACGAGGTGAGTGCTCTATACGCGAGCGCTCACCTCGAACTGCTCCGCGAATGCCGGATCCTGATGCTTGCGATGGTGGCGGCGTGGCGCTGTGATCGAGCCGACCGACTCCCCAACGGGCGAGAAGAAGCGCGAAAATTCCTCAGCGAGCTCCAGCAAGCACTGTCGGGGCTACCTTTCTCGACCCCGTTGCCGCCCTCGACTCATTCCTGAGTCGCCGGGATCATTCACACCGGCCTCGCCGTTCTCATCGGGGTTAGCAATGGCAGCGCGCCGGATTTCGCTCTGCGTCAATAGGCAAAGCCCTTTACAAGTCCTGCTGGAAGCAGGCTTCTTCTTGGTATTTCGTCACTCTGCGCGCTGACATAATTCTGATAGTCTCGCCTCCTTCGGCATAGGCTACACAGTGCCTTTCGGAACGCCCGCTCGCCCGCGGCATTAACCTCAAGCGAAAAGCCGGCGGCACAGACTTCCCTTCCCGATGCGGGAAAGGAAAGAGCGAGCGCGTCCAGTGACCGAGGGCGCCGGATGAACCGCGAGGCATGCGGTTTGCTGATTGTTCTGATGTGACTACTCAGATGCAGGACAATCCCGGTGTGATTGCGCGGCCGCCTCGCATCTTTCTTGGCTTTCTTGTGATTGGGCTCGTACTCGATCGGGTATGGCCCGCAGTCGGCGCTGCGCAGCTTTTTGGTGGCGGGTTGCGGTTGGTCCCTGCGTTGATACTTGTTGCGATCGGAGTCACGACGATGACGCTTGCGATTCGGCAGTTTGGCGCCGCCGGCACGAACGTGCCGACTCCGCTGCCTGCCAAAGCGGTCGTCACGACGGGCCTCTATTCCTACTCGCGCAATCCGATTTATTGCTCGATGATCCTGATCTACTCGGGACTCGCGATCGGGGCGGCGAGTGTCTGGAGCTTCGTTCTGCTCGTCCCGGTGCTTCTGCTGATTCGCTATGGCGTGATTGCGCGCGAGGAGCGCTATCTCGATGGGAAGTTTGGCGCTCCCTACATTGAGTATCGGGCGCGCGTGCGGCGCTGGATCTGACCTTACTTCGCGTCGTGGAAGATTATGCCGAGGGCGAAGCGTTCGCCGGTCCGGATCGTGCTGACGCCGTGGCGGACTGCGACGCGATGGTGGCCGCGCGTGCCTGCTACGGGGCGATAGCGATTTGGAAAGATGATCGCCTCGCCTTGGTCGAGCGCGATCGCTTCGCCGCGTGATTGTGCGCGCGGGCGCTGCTCGACTAGCAGCAGCTCTCCGCCTTCGAAGTCGCGGCCGCGACGGCTGAGTGCACAGGTGAACTGGAGCGGGAACGCGAGTTCGCCGTAGAGATCCTGATGCAGGCAGTTGTAGCCGCCCGCCTGGTAGCGCAGGAGGAGAGGCGTCGGCCGCTCCTGTCCTTGCTCGTGGCATAGCTCCAGGTAGCACGCGAGCGTTGCCGGGTATTGCGTATCGTCGCCGAGCAACTCCGCCCATCGATTTGCGAGCGGCACCAGATGTCCGTAAAGCGCGGTGCGCGCCGTCTCGATGATCTCCGGTAGCGGGCGTGCGAAGTATTTGTATTCGCCGACGCCGTAGCGCAGACGTTCCATCACGATTCGATTGCGAAAGCGCTCGCGCTCCGGGTACATCGCGGCGAGCGTCTCGCATTCGGTGGGTTCGAGCACGCGTCCTGCTAGTGCATAGCCCTTGGAATCGAGGTCGCTCTCGATACGCGCCCAATCGAGACTATCGATGCGTTGCGTCATGCTGAGAGTCTGTGAATCAGTCCGCGTGCGCTTCATTTTTGTGTCGTCCCTTTGTGTCATCCCTCGACGTCGCTCGGGATGACAGAATTGGATGGCAGCCAAACAATCAAAACGATTGAAAAGCCATTTTCTTCACAAATTCTCGGGATGACACAAAGAACGACCGCACCGAAAATTCACGGACTCTCACCGTCACAGAAGCGCCGCGGGCGCGGCCCGAAGACCGCGCCCGCGCGCCAGAGCTTTGTTCGGATCGTTGGGTCATTTTGTGTTGGCGCGCACGAAGGCGCCGATTTTTTCGATCGCATCCTTGCCCTCGTCGAGCATCGGCGCGAAGAGCTGAAAGACGTGGATCATCTTCTCATACGGATCGTAGGTGACCTTCACCCCGGCCTTGCGGGCGCGCTCTGCCAGGCGCGTCGAATCGTCGAGCAGAGTCTCCGCGGTGCCGACCTGGATCAGCAGCGGCGGCAGTCCCGCGAGATCGGCGTAGAGCGGCGCGGCCAGGGGAGTGCGGGGATCCTTGGCGCCGAGATACCACTTGGCCATCTGGATCAGGCCCTGCTTCTGCACCATCGGATCTTCGCCGGCCTTCGACGTCATCGAATCGCCGATCCCTTCCATATCGATCCACGGCGAGAGGCATACGCCCGCGCCGGGCGTGGGCAGCTTCTGATCGCGAATCGCAACGAGCGTTGCGACCGTGAGGCCGCCGCCCGCGGAGTCGCCGCCGATCGCGATTTTCGCCGGGGCGATTTTCTGATCGAGGAGCCATTTGTACGCCGTCACCGAATCCTCAACCGGCGCGGGGAACGGATGCTCGGGCGCGAGGCGGTAATCAATTACTAAAACCCTGGCCTGGGCCGCGCGTGAAATCTTCCCGGCCATCGCGCGATGCGTGTTGATCGAGCCGATGACGTATCCGCCGCCGTGCAGATAAAGAATGGCGCGTGACGCGTCGGCGTTGGGCGCGGATACCCATTCGGCGGGAACGCTTCCCGCCTTCACCGGCTCGTGCTTGACGTCGGGGTCGGGCGGCAGAAAGTTAGCCATCTGCTCGAAACCGGCACGTATCTGTTTGACGTCGGGCGAATCGAGTTGCGGCCCGGACTTGAGCATCTGGATTAGAGAATCGAGTTGTTGCAGCGACATGGGATACCTCCCGCTAAATTTGCGTTATTGCGTTACCAATCCGAGCCTTGTCCCGTGAGACTCGGCATCCCGCTATGCGCCCAGAGGCCGCCGTCTGCCACGAAGAACGCGCCCGTCACGAACGAGGCTTCGTCGGAGGCGAGGAACAGCACGACGTTGGCGATCTCCTGCGGCTCGCCGAGCCGGCCCATCGGAATCGCCTCGCGGATGCGGCCGACGATGTCGGGGCGCGAGTCTTCCATGCGAAGCAGCGGCGGCGTTCCGATCGGCCCGGGACATACGGCGTTGCATCGGATTCCTTTGCGCGCGTACTCGATGCCGGTGACACGGGTGATATTCACGACGCCCGCTTTGACCGCGTTGTATGCGCCGAGGCCGTAGTCTCCGGCGAGGCCCGAGACCGACGCGGTATTGACGATTGCGCCGTACTTGCGCGGCAGCATCACGTCGAGCGCGCACCTGGTCGCGTACCAGTAGGCGGTGAGGCCGACGTCCATAGTCTTCTGCCAGCCTTCGAGCGTGAGCTCGCCGATACGGCCGACGGTGGTGAAGATCGCGTTGTTGTGCAGGATATCGAGCTGGCCGAACTTTTTGGTCGCGAACGCGATCATCTTTTCGATCTCGCTCGTGACTCCTATATCGGCGCGATGAAATTCGGCGGTGCCGCCGGCTTTGCGGATTTCGGAGACGACGCGGTTGCCACCTTCGTCATTCAGATCGACGACCGCGACCGCCGCGCCCTCGCGCGCAAACGTTTTGGCCGTGGCTTCGCCGATGCCGGATCCGGCGCCGGAAATCAGCGCGACCTTATTCTTGAGACGCATTTCGTTTACCACGCAGGTAGTAGATTCGCCGCGAGTATAACTCCGCCCGTGCCGAACCTACAAAGCGCAATTTCGCTTGCCGACTCGGTGTCGGGAGTTTTAGAGTCGGCGCGTCGTATCGCACGGAGATTCGTTATGAAAGTATCGCTCTTCTATCTGCCCTCGGTCGGAAACAAATCACAAATTGAAAAAGGCCGCGTCGGACTGAACGGCGCGCTCTACGATCAGATGCTGCGCGAGCTGACCGCGCAAGCGCAGCTGGCCGACGGTCTCGGCTACGACTCGATCAGCTTCACCGAGCATCACTTTCACGTCGAAGGGTTCGAGATGTCGAACAACCCCGTGCTGCTCGATTTGTACATCGCGATGCAGACCAAGCGGCTGCGCGTCGGGCAGCTCGGGATCGTGTTGCCGTCGCAGAATCCGATTCGCGTTGCAGAAGATATCGCGATGCTCGATCACATGACGGGCGGGCGCGCCAACGCGGGCTTCGCGCGTGGCTACCAGCGGCGATGGGTCGATATCATGGCGCAGCAGACCCACGGCATTCATGGCGCGCAGCCAAATCAGCATGACGAGATCGACGCCGCGAACCGCGCGGCCTTCGAAGAGAACTTTCGCATCATCAAGCAGGCGTGGACCCAGGACTTCATCAACTACGAGGGCCGCTACTGGCGGATTCCGCCCGGCGAGACGCCGTGGCATATCGACGCGACGACGAAATGGGGCGGCGGCGTCGAGAATGGAATCGTGCGCGCCGTTTCGGTGGTGCCCAAGCCGGTGCAGAAACCGCATCCTCCGATCTTTCAGCCGTTCGCGTCGTCAGAGCGCAGTATCAAATGGTGCGCGCAGGAGGATGTGACCGCGATTCTGCCGCCGCTGCATCCGAGCCTCGAGCGGCACCTGTGCGACGTATACGCCGAGGTATCGCACAAGCCGGTCGGCGAAGGGATGGGCGTGCTGCGCGACGTTGTGATCGCGGATACCGACGAGGAGGCGCGCGCGATCTGGCACGACAGCGGATACTTCTGCGGCCACGAATGGTTCGAGCCGTTCGGCTTTTCGGAGGGCATGAAAGATCCGAAGACGGGCGAGACCGCTGACCTGTGGAGCAACGGCCTCGCGTTCGTCGGCACTGTCGATACTGTGACGCGCCAGGTCGAGCATCTGCTGAAGCGGCTGCCGATCAGGTGGGTGTTCGCGTGGATGTATAACGGCCTCATGGCGCACGATCGCCTGATGAAGTCGATCGAACTTTTTTGGACCAAGGTGCTGCCGCGAGTTTCAGACGTGCGCCAGGCGGCTGAGACTGATAGATAGTTAGCGCCGCGGGCCGGATGGCCGATCGGCTGTCGCATGCTCGCAACGTTAACCACGAGTAATTTCCTTGAGGACCTCGCGATGGTGCTCTGCGTCGGCGCCATCAGCACGGTGCTGTTCCAGGCGATGCGGCAGCCGATCGTGGTCGGCTATCTCGTCGCCGGCGTCATCATAGGCCCGTACCTGCCGATTCCGCTGCTCGCCAATTACGATCGAATCCACACGCTCTCCGAGCTCGGTGTGATCCTGCTGATGTTCGCGCTGGGGCTGGAATTCAGTATCCGCAAATTGCTGCGTCTCGGGCCGACATCGGGCTTCATCATGCTGATCCAGGTCGGGCTGATGCTGTGGCTCGGCTACATATGCGGTCGCGCACTGGGTTGGACGCAGCTCGAGAGTATCTTCACCGGCGCGCTGCTTTCGATCTCGAGCACGACGATCGTCGCGAAGGCATTCGACGAGCTGAAGATGCCCGAACGGCTGCGCGACCTCGTCTTCGGCGTCCTGCTGATGGAAGACCTCGCGGCCGTAGTCGAGCTCGCCATCCTGACGGCGCT
Protein-coding regions in this window:
- a CDS encoding MCT family MFS transporter, whose amino-acid sequence is MRLDSDLSAAGDDRVQALPRFELFDSPRAWRMVAAAFLAMFATYAIAYSFGAFFKPMAAEFGAGRSRTAIVFSITVCIWSMLGTVTGHLSDRFGPRIVVGAGAILMGVGLLCTAAIHELWLGYITYGLGVGLGVACAYVPMVAVVGGWFLNRRNTALGIAVAGIGFGTVCGAPSAAWLVAHFGWRMSYVVLAIVSVLILAGCAYVAERPPVHVTPSKVNLGEAIRTPAFRLLYGAQVLNSMVLFVPFVYLPAYAHDHGASEVAAAALVGTIGGASVAGRLGLGALADRAGVIRLYQASFLVLGLSYLIWLGAASYTWLVVFALVMGAGYGGFVALSPAVLAHLFGTQRLGSVMGALYTSGAFGALVGPPLAGWVVDETGSYRIAIASAFVIAMASWATLLPLTKYELRST
- a CDS encoding DUF1772 domain-containing protein; translation: MEVLNVIAIIVAGLMVGDELAIALFVHPTLDRLPDDVHLPAASALARVLGRFMPFWYILVFLLTSAEVLIRWHISDSLPIRITTSAILWALASVYSIAALVPINNRIASWAKVTPPADWKTFRRRWDLLHRWRVVLLTIAFAFLIIGVVSK
- a CDS encoding aminoglycoside phosphotransferase family protein → MAMQPKISRDAVAAAMGVATALGLKANDAIVLHDSNKVTVRLLPCDTIARVAKKRIRRWAEFEVELAQRLAETGSPIAALEPRVEPGAYVRGGFVVTLWTYYEPVRFPKFTPADYAHALERLHTCMQPIDIGTPHFTDRIADAQRLVGNREQTPDLVDEDRELLSNTLRTMRQAIGDRGAPEQLLHGEPHSGNLLRTKKGPLFLDLETCCRGPVEFDLAYVPDEVSALYASAHLELLRECRILMLAMVAAWRCDRADRLPNGREEARKFLSELQQALSGLPFSTPLPPSTHS
- a CDS encoding isoprenylcysteine carboxylmethyltransferase family protein, whose amino-acid sequence is MQDNPGVIARPPRIFLGFLVIGLVLDRVWPAVGAAQLFGGGLRLVPALILVAIGVTTMTLAIRQFGAAGTNVPTPLPAKAVVTTGLYSYSRNPIYCSMILIYSGLAIGAASVWSFVLLVPVLLLIRYGVIAREERYLDGKFGAPYIEYRARVRRWI
- a CDS encoding 2OG-Fe(II) oxygenase, whose amino-acid sequence is MKRTRTDSQTLSMTQRIDSLDWARIESDLDSKGYALAGRVLEPTECETLAAMYPERERFRNRIVMERLRYGVGEYKYFARPLPEIIETARTALYGHLVPLANRWAELLGDDTQYPATLACYLELCHEQGQERPTPLLLRYQAGGYNCLHQDLYGELAFPLQFTCALSRRGRDFEGGELLLVEQRPRAQSRGEAIALDQGEAIIFPNRYRPVAGTRGHHRVAVRHGVSTIRTGERFALGIIFHDAK
- a CDS encoding alpha/beta hydrolase, whose amino-acid sequence is MSLQQLDSLIQMLKSGPQLDSPDVKQIRAGFEQMANFLPPDPDVKHEPVKAGSVPAEWVSAPNADASRAILYLHGGGYVIGSINTHRAMAGKISRAAQARVLVIDYRLAPEHPFPAPVEDSVTAYKWLLDQKIAPAKIAIGGDSAGGGLTVATLVAIRDQKLPTPGAGVCLSPWIDMEGIGDSMTSKAGEDPMVQKQGLIQMAKWYLGAKDPRTPLAAPLYADLAGLPPLLIQVGTAETLLDDSTRLAERARKAGVKVTYDPYEKMIHVFQLFAPMLDEGKDAIEKIGAFVRANTK
- a CDS encoding glucose 1-dehydrogenase, with translation MRLKNKVALISGAGSGIGEATAKTFAREGAAVAVVDLNDEGGNRVVSEIRKAGGTAEFHRADIGVTSEIEKMIAFATKKFGQLDILHNNAIFTTVGRIGELTLEGWQKTMDVGLTAYWYATRCALDVMLPRKYGAIVNTASVSGLAGDYGLGAYNAVKAGVVNITRVTGIEYARKGIRCNAVCPGPIGTPPLLRMEDSRPDIVGRIREAIPMGRLGEPQEIANVVLFLASDEASFVTGAFFVADGGLWAHSGMPSLTGQGSDW
- a CDS encoding LLM class flavin-dependent oxidoreductase codes for the protein MKVSLFYLPSVGNKSQIEKGRVGLNGALYDQMLRELTAQAQLADGLGYDSISFTEHHFHVEGFEMSNNPVLLDLYIAMQTKRLRVGQLGIVLPSQNPIRVAEDIAMLDHMTGGRANAGFARGYQRRWVDIMAQQTHGIHGAQPNQHDEIDAANRAAFEENFRIIKQAWTQDFINYEGRYWRIPPGETPWHIDATTKWGGGVENGIVRAVSVVPKPVQKPHPPIFQPFASSERSIKWCAQEDVTAILPPLHPSLERHLCDVYAEVSHKPVGEGMGVLRDVVIADTDEEARAIWHDSGYFCGHEWFEPFGFSEGMKDPKTGETADLWSNGLAFVGTVDTVTRQVEHLLKRLPIRWVFAWMYNGLMAHDRLMKSIELFWTKVLPRVSDVRQAAETDR